Genomic segment of Planktothrix tepida PCC 9214:
ACTGACTTCAAACTGTAACCCTAACATTTGAAATGTCGGCATTTGATGCAGATAAATTAGAGTCAGTAAGATTTGTTCCTCCACAGATAATTTCTGCCGACGACCCCCACCTGCTTTAATCAACCTGATTTTAGTTTTTTCTTTTTCCTGTCGTTTTTCTTCTTCTAATAACTCCGCAGCTTGAATGAGTTCTATCATCTGTTCATATTCCATCCCTAATAGCCTTTTTGCTTGCTGGGGATTCTTGTCCAGATAGTCTCTTAATTTACTCATCTCTAATCCGGGGTAAAATTTAATTTTATCATCTTTTTACCCCTCCTTTTTTCTATTTTGGAGATGTCTA
This window contains:
- a CDS encoding helix-turn-helix domain-containing protein — encoded protein: MSKLRDYLDKNPQQAKRLLGMEYEQMIELIQAAELLEEEKRQEKEKTKIRLIKAGGGRRQKLSVEEQILLTLIYLHQMPTFQMLGLQFEVSESTANDIFHNWIKILRELLPASLLEQVKKNESDWEWVEKILVEFELVVDSYEQPRERPTDNEEQKKY